The Candidatus Woesearchaeota archaeon genome contains the following window.
TGACTTAGAAGATCAACCAAATCATTCTGGCCTGCGAGACCTTGTAGTCAAATACACCAACCGAGCACGAGAAACAGGAGAAACCATTTTTGAATTCTGAACTTCTTAAACAAACAAAAAAGATAAAAAATAAAATAAAAAATTTAGAAAATTTCTTTCTTCAGCAGCGCCTTTTCAAGCGACCATTTGCCGTTGCCGTGCAGCATCAGCGCAAGGAACAGGCAGAGATACAGAATCGCCATCTCGCCTTTGTTCACGAGCGGATTCCAGCCGCCGCCAGCGTGCACCATAAAGTATGCAACCAGCATTTGGACAGCACTCACCACTGCGGCAAGCCGCGTGAACAAGCCGACCAAAATCGCAAGGCCTGCTGCAAGTTCAACAATGCCGGCAACGCCCATGAGCGAAGCAAGGGACGGAACCTGTTGGCCGCCAAACCAGCCCAATAATTTCTGCGCGCCGTGGGAGAAAAACAGAAAACCAGCGAGCAGCCGAATCACGAAAAAGAACGAATCGTGATGCTTTTGCACATATTTTGCAATACACATAGAGTACACCTCTTAATGGTTTTTTTATATTTTTATATACACTGGCTGGGGAGTTTATAAAATTAGCGGAACAAAGGGTTTATTTAACCAATCATCACAAACAATATAAATCATGAACCACCTGCTGAAAATTACAAATCAAACGGTGATACGATGATGCAGTCCCTCAATCCGGCAACTGGCGAGCTTCTCAAAGAATTTCAAGCACTTTCATTTGAACAAGCAGCCGTGGAAGTAAAAAAAACGAGGAGTGTATGGCAGAAATGGAAAACATCGAAACTTTCGTATCGCCTTGAAATCATCAAGCATGTCGGCGAGAACCTCAAAAAAAACAGCAAAGACTATGGCCGGCTCATGGCGCTTGAAATGGGCAAGCCAATCAAACAGGGCATTGCAGAAGCTGAAAAATGCGCGTCAGTCTGTGATTATTACTGCGCCAACGCGAAAAAATTTCTCAAGGATAAAAAAGTAAAAACAGATGCGGCAAAAAGTTATGTTTCATTCGAGCCCATGGGCGTGATTCTTGCCATCATGCCGTGGAACTTTCCCTTTTGGCAGGCCATGCGCTGCGCCATTCCGGCGCTGGCCGCGGGCAACGTTGTCGTCTTAAAACACGCGAGCAATGTTCCTCAATGCGCGCTTGCGCTTGAAGAACTCTTTCGCCAATCCTGCTTGCCAGAGCACTGCTTCAAAACACTCCTTATCGACGGTGCAACGGCAACAAAACTGATTGATGCAGACCTTGTCGATGCGGTTTCATTAACCGGCAGCAATGCCGCAGGGCAAAAAGTGGGTGAGGCAGCAGGGCGAAACATCAAAAAAGTGGTGCTTGAACTGGGCGGCTCTGACCCCTTCATTGTTTTGGAAGATGCCGATGTTGCGGCGGCGGCAAAAATCGGCGCATATGCACGCATGATAAACACTGGCCAGAGCTGTATCGCAGCAAAGCGATTTATCGTCATCAAAAAAGTCGCTGAAGAATTCCAACGCTTATTTGTCGAAGAATTCAAAAAACTCAAAATGGGCGATCCGCTCGATGAAACCGTAACGGTCGGGCCGCTGGCGCGGGAAGACCTTGCCAATGAGATTGATGCGCTGGTCAACGACGCAGTTTCACAGGGCGCAACCGTGCTCATCGGCGGCAAGCGTGCTGACAGAAAGGGTGCGTACTACGAGCCAACTATTATTACGAACGTGAAACCAACCATGCGCATCAGCAGCGAGGAAACATTCGGCCCGGTTGCGGTGCTCATAATTGTTGATACTGAAAAACAGGCGATTCAAGAAGCCAACAACACAGAATTCGGCCTCGGCGCAAGCCTGTGGACAAAAAATACAGCAAAAGCAAAAAAGCTTGCGCACCAGATAGACGCTGGCCTCGTGTTCATCAATGACTTTGTGAAGTCAGACCCGCGCCTGCCGTTCGGCGGGGTAAAAAAATCAGGCATCGGCAGAGAACTTTCTGAATACGGCATCAAAGAATTTATGAACGCCAAAAGTGTTGTGGTGAAACAATGAAAACATCAATGAAAAAAGAACTGCCGGAAATAAAAGCATCCGATCTTCTCGTCCAATGCCTTGAAGCCGAAGGTGTCAAATATATTTTCGGCCTGCCCGGCGAGGAAAACGAGGATCTTCTTTTTTCACTCGACAAATCATCCATCAAATTCATTTCAACGCGCCACGAGCAGGGCGCGGCGTTCATGGCTGATGTCTATGGAAGGCTGACGGGGAAAGCAGGAGTATGCCTCGCG
Protein-coding sequences here:
- a CDS encoding DoxX family protein, giving the protein MCIAKYVQKHHDSFFFVIRLLAGFLFFSHGAQKLLGWFGGQQVPSLASLMGVAGIVELAAGLAILVGLFTRLAAVVSAVQMLVAYFMVHAGGGWNPLVNKGEMAILYLCLFLALMLHGNGKWSLEKALLKKEIF
- a CDS encoding NAD-dependent succinate-semialdehyde dehydrogenase, which gives rise to MNHEPPAENYKSNGDTMMQSLNPATGELLKEFQALSFEQAAVEVKKTRSVWQKWKTSKLSYRLEIIKHVGENLKKNSKDYGRLMALEMGKPIKQGIAEAEKCASVCDYYCANAKKFLKDKKVKTDAAKSYVSFEPMGVILAIMPWNFPFWQAMRCAIPALAAGNVVVLKHASNVPQCALALEELFRQSCLPEHCFKTLLIDGATATKLIDADLVDAVSLTGSNAAGQKVGEAAGRNIKKVVLELGGSDPFIVLEDADVAAAAKIGAYARMINTGQSCIAAKRFIVIKKVAEEFQRLFVEEFKKLKMGDPLDETVTVGPLAREDLANEIDALVNDAVSQGATVLIGGKRADRKGAYYEPTIITNVKPTMRISSEETFGPVAVLIIVDTEKQAIQEANNTEFGLGASLWTKNTAKAKKLAHQIDAGLVFINDFVKSDPRLPFGGVKKSGIGRELSEYGIKEFMNAKSVVVKQ